The following are from one region of the Paenibacillus bovis genome:
- the tmk gene encoding dTMP kinase, with the protein MKQNGLFIAIEGMDGSGKTSQLERIKQYLTEKKVSFLSTREPGGIPVSEQIRNVILNVDNHMSGLTECLLYASARREHLIQKVIPAVQSGQLVICDRYVMSSLAYQGYGRELGQAVLDINRLAIQVDQREYWADVNIYINVRPEVGLERIMAKTSDREINRLDLEAIDFHHRVYEGYTKLSTQYAEQFIIINGEQSEEEVFEEIRHVLEKLLAVQPEQASELE; encoded by the coding sequence ATGAAACAAAATGGATTGTTTATTGCAATTGAAGGTATGGATGGCAGTGGCAAAACAAGTCAGCTGGAACGGATCAAGCAATATCTGACTGAGAAAAAGGTTTCTTTTTTATCAACAAGGGAACCGGGTGGTATTCCGGTATCGGAGCAGATACGTAATGTGATTCTGAACGTAGACAATCATATGAGCGGTCTGACAGAGTGCCTGCTCTACGCCAGCGCACGCAGGGAGCATCTGATCCAGAAGGTTATCCCGGCTGTACAGTCAGGCCAGCTGGTCATCTGTGACCGATATGTGATGTCTTCACTTGCGTATCAGGGGTATGGACGTGAACTCGGCCAGGCTGTTCTGGATATTAACCGTCTGGCGATTCAGGTCGATCAGCGTGAATACTGGGCAGATGTGAATATTTATATTAATGTTCGTCCGGAAGTAGGGCTGGAGCGGATCATGGCCAAAACAAGCGATCGGGAGATCAACCGGCTGGATCTGGAAGCGATTGATTTCCATCATCGTGTATACGAGGGTTATACGAAGCTGTCAACGCAGTATGCAGAACAGTTCATTATTATTAATGGTGAACAGAGTGAAGAAGAAGTATTTGAGGAGATTCGGCACGTATTGGAGAAGCTGCTGGCTGTCCAGCCTGAACAAGCAAGTGAGTTAGAATAG
- the holB gene encoding DNA polymerase III subunit delta', producing the protein MSFQEIIGQEMAKRVLQNGLRSQKISHAYLFNGPAGSGQLKMARSFAQALVCIHQGEEGCGECIECRKMEHGNHPDFHLVVPDGNSIKIEQIRELQRIFSYRSEAGNRKIYIIKDADKMTVQASNSLLKFLEEPPAPAVAILLTENVQSILPTIRSRTQPVMFTALDPQQMTQILADENFPMPLIRCAVQIASDPDECRELLSENWFAEIRNVVLQLGKESAGRGSISLITAQQKLFKGGLGDHLERIFDLFHLWFKDMIHIQIGRNESIVFIDQLESLSKVAHTRSMQHWVSCMALAAESKKMLRSHVNGQLCMEQFLIGVSG; encoded by the coding sequence ATGTCTTTTCAGGAGATTATAGGACAGGAAATGGCAAAGCGCGTATTACAGAACGGACTGCGAAGCCAGAAAATCTCACATGCCTATTTGTTTAATGGACCCGCAGGCAGCGGCCAGTTGAAAATGGCCCGCAGCTTTGCCCAGGCACTGGTATGCATACACCAGGGGGAAGAAGGATGCGGAGAGTGTATCGAATGCCGCAAAATGGAGCATGGCAATCATCCGGATTTTCATCTGGTGGTACCGGATGGCAATTCGATCAAAATCGAACAAATTCGCGAGTTGCAGCGGATTTTTTCCTATCGTTCCGAAGCGGGCAACCGCAAAATATATATTATCAAAGATGCCGATAAAATGACGGTTCAGGCTTCCAACAGTCTACTCAAATTCCTGGAGGAACCGCCTGCACCAGCTGTAGCGATTCTGCTGACCGAAAATGTACAGTCTATTCTGCCGACTATTCGCTCACGTACACAGCCGGTTATGTTTACCGCTCTGGACCCGCAGCAAATGACGCAAATTTTGGCTGATGAGAACTTTCCGATGCCACTTATACGTTGTGCGGTACAGATCGCTTCCGATCCGGATGAATGTCGTGAACTTCTAAGTGAGAATTGGTTTGCAGAAATTAGAAACGTAGTGTTACAATTAGGGAAGGAATCCGCAGGTAGAGGGAGTATAAGCCTTATTACCGCGCAGCAAAAGCTGTTCAAAGGCGGACTGGGAGATCATCTGGAGCGAATATTTGATCTTTTCCATCTATGGTTCAAAGATATGATCCATATCCAGATCGGCAGAAATGAAAGTATCGTTTTTATAGATCAGTTAGAGTCTCTCTCCAAGGTGGCTCACACCCGCAGCATGCAGCATTGGGTATCCTGTATGGCGCTTGCTGCCGAAAGTAAGAAAATGCTTCGCTCTCATGTGAATGGGCAGCTGTGTATGGAGCAGTTTCTGATAGGGGTAAGTGGCTAA
- a CDS encoding YaaR family protein encodes MKINPGYPMMKSNPIISDTPNKVVQQKNFSDVLQSHGTQATHDEVQRQFREIQMQGERLAKSMTLRELKSYQMLVKRFLEDTVRRGIKLKETHSFDRRGRSKKYKLLDEVDAALISMAEDLLNSEQGRIELLQRMGEIRGMLVNFLY; translated from the coding sequence ATGAAAATTAATCCCGGTTACCCGATGATGAAGAGTAACCCTATTATATCGGATACTCCCAACAAAGTTGTTCAGCAAAAGAATTTCTCGGATGTACTGCAGAGTCATGGTACGCAGGCTACACATGATGAGGTACAGCGCCAATTCAGAGAGATTCAGATGCAGGGTGAGCGTCTGGCCAAATCTATGACACTGCGCGAACTGAAATCCTACCAGATGCTGGTCAAGCGCTTTCTGGAAGATACGGTTCGTCGCGGTATCAAGTTAAAAGAAACACACAGCTTCGATCGTCGCGGACGCAGCAAAAAATACAAGCTGCTGGATGAAGTGGATGCTGCACTGATCAGTATGGCAGAAGATCTGCTGAACAGTGAGCAGGGACGAATCGAGTTGCTGCAGCGAATGGGCGAAATTCGCGGCATGCTGGTTAATTTCCTGTACTGA
- a CDS encoding cyclic-di-AMP receptor: MKLIIAIVQDKDSNRLSGELVKANFRATKLASTGGFLRAGNTTFLIGVDDSQIEAVMDVIRNSCKIREQLVTPVTPMSGTTDSYLPLPVEVQVGGATVFVLPVERFEHF; this comes from the coding sequence ATGAAACTGATTATAGCGATTGTACAAGATAAAGACAGTAACCGTTTGTCCGGAGAGCTGGTAAAGGCAAACTTCCGTGCAACCAAGCTGGCAAGTACCGGGGGATTTCTGCGAGCAGGAAATACAACGTTTCTGATCGGGGTAGATGATAGTCAGATTGAGGCGGTTATGGATGTTATTCGCAACAGCTGTAAGATTCGTGAACAACTGGTTACTCCTGTTACGCCGATGAGCGGTACGACCGATTCGTATCTGCCACTTCCGGTAGAAGTTCAAGTCGGCGGAGCGACGGTATTTGTACTGCCGGTTGAGCGTTTCGAACACTTCTAA